The nucleotide window CACTCTGCCTCCTTAATAAATTTTAATTTCATTATACAAGCTATCACGCTCAACAGGCGTGTAGCCGCTGGTTTTTATGATGTCTATAAAGTCTTTTAGCGCCATTCCATTGGCACTTTTTGCACCAGCTGCACTCTGAATGCTCTCTTTTTGTATCGTGCCGTCTAAATCATCAGCACCAAACTCCTGCGCTATCATCGCTAAATTTATCGTAGATGTCGCCCAGTAGGCTTTTATGTGAGGCACGTTATCAAGCATTAGCCTAGATATAGCTATGGTCTTTAAAATCTCAGCTGAGCCTAGAAAATCGGACGTTTGCAGGTAGTTATTCTCTCGCTGATACACAAGCGGAATAAATGCATTAAAGCCGCCAGTTTCATCCTGCACCGCACGTAGACGCAGCATATGATCTATCCTATCAGCCCTGCTTTCAATATGCCCAAAAAGCATAGTCGCATTACTCATTTTGCCACGACTGTGCCACAGGGAGTGGATTTTTAGCCAGTTCTGGCTACTTACCTTGCCTTTGCAGATTTTTTCTCTGATATTTTCTGCAAATATTTCAGCCCCACCCCCAGGCATGCTATCCACGCCGTATTCGCACATTTTTTCTATTACTTCCTCATAGCTCATATCAAAGCTACGAGAGATGAAATCTATCTCCGCCGCAGTCAGGGCTTTTACGTGCAGGCTTGGATATTTTTGCTTTATTAGCCTAAAAATCTCTAAATACCACTGCCAGCCGCCCTCTTTATTGTGAGCTGAGACGATATGTATCTCCTTTGCTCCGT belongs to Campylobacter sp. 19-13652 and includes:
- the mqnE gene encoding aminofutalosine synthase MqnE → MNLIQKLKNSERLSHEDGLALYDLDLFTLGEFANKVRQIRHGKKVFFNINRHINPTNICADVCKFCAFSAHRKNPNPYRMTHDEILKIADEAVKNGAKEIHIVSAHNKEGGWQWYLEIFRLIKQKYPSLHVKALTAAEIDFISRSFDMSYEEVIEKMCEYGVDSMPGGGAEIFAENIREKICKGKVSSQNWLKIHSLWHSRGKMSNATMLFGHIESRADRIDHMLRLRAVQDETGGFNAFIPLVYQRENNYLQTSDFLGSAEILKTIAISRLMLDNVPHIKAYWATSTINLAMIAQEFGADDLDGTIQKESIQSAAGAKSANGMALKDFIDIIKTSGYTPVERDSLYNEIKIY